From the genome of Amycolatopsis granulosa:
CGACGGCGAGAAGCAGACCGACACCATGATCCTCGTGCACATCCCGCAGGACGGCCGCCGCGCGGTGGCCATCTCGTTCCCCCGCGACTCGTGGGTGGAGCTGGCCGGCGGGTTCGGCAAGCACAAGCTCAACGGCGCGTTCGTCTACGCCTACAACGACAAGTTCAAGCAGCTCCAGCAGCGCGGCGCCGACATCAAGGAAGCCGACAAGCAGGCCAAGGTGGCCGGGCGCAAGAACCTGATCACCACGCTGGAGACCTTCATCGGCAAGCCCGGGATGATCGACCGCTACGCGGAGGTCAACCTGGCGAGCTTCTACGAGGTGACCCGTGCCCTCGGCGGCATCGAGGTGTGCCTCAAGGCGCCGGTGCGGGAACGCAAGTCGGGCGTCGACCTGCCGGCCGGGCGGCAGTCCGTCGAAGGTGTGCAGGCGCTCGCGTTCGTCCGGCAGCGCTACGACCTGCCGGACGGGGACCTGGACCGGATCGGCCGCCAGCAGGCGTTCCTGTCCGGGCTGGCGCGCAAGATGCTGTCCCGGGACGTGCTGGCCAATCCCGGCAAGCTCTCCGACGTGATCAACGCGGTCAAGAAGTCCGTCGTGCTGTCGGACAACTGGGACCTGAGCGAGTTCGCCGCGCAGATGCGCGGCCTGAACGGCGGGAACATCGAGTTCTACACGATCCCGGTGGTCGGCAACGCGGTGATCGGCGGCGCCGACGTGGTGCGGGTCGATCCGCAGGCCGTGCACGCGTTCGTCGACCAGCTGACCTCGGATTCG
Proteins encoded in this window:
- a CDS encoding LCP family protein, coding for MWPARPVPSTRRRRRGVAVLARRGGKLVVALVSVAVLAVTWYGWQFIGDPSSGLSTTPVFDDEQLHAVPLDGAIDILLVGMDSRTDAQGNPLPREVLDMLHAGDADGEKQTDTMILVHIPQDGRRAVAISFPRDSWVELAGGFGKHKLNGAFVYAYNDKFKQLQQRGADIKEADKQAKVAGRKNLITTLETFIGKPGMIDRYAEVNLASFYEVTRALGGIEVCLKAPVRERKSGVDLPAGRQSVEGVQALAFVRQRYDLPDGDLDRIGRQQAFLSGLARKMLSRDVLANPGKLSDVINAVKKSVVLSDNWDLSEFAAQMRGLNGGNIEFYTIPVVGNAVIGGADVVRVDPQAVHAFVDQLTSDSGSRTSASATPTPGPPSSTSSSSGPRPGTSPVPSRASSTSSNPVPSPAAPPITAGDVPCVN